In Desulfonatronum sp. SC1, the genomic stretch TGGGCTGCGTCGTGATTAAAACGAGAAAGTTCGTGCCTTCCTTGAATCAAGGCCCGGTATCTCGCCGGTATCTCGCCAATATTTCGCCAGTATTTCAGAAGTTACGCCGAACCGGTATGTTCGGATGCCGAGGAATCTCATGCTTTCGTTCGGAATTACGACGCACGTCGTCAACTGTCGAATTCGATTCCTTACAAAGAGGCGTCCGTGGAGTCAAGGCGTTGGTCGACAAGCAGGAAAAAACGGGATCATTTCTGGAGGGCGCACGCGAGGGTCGTCACCAGAAAATACGGACGCTCCCAACTCCCGACGTTGGCCGGGGTCAGGCCCAAACGTCGCCATGTGCGGGCGTGCTCGCGTCCGTGGCCCCAGAATTCGGCGGCGAAGCGTCTCGGAATGTACATTTGTCGTGGGACTTCGGGCAGTGCGGTCATGGCTTGGGTGAGCCATGACCGCAGGGCGTGGGATTTGACCATGTGCCCCAAGGCCGGGTGCCAGGGGCCGGCCTGGATGGCTGGAGTCAGCGCTCCCTCCGGGGCAAGCCCGATTCGGATCACTGGTATGCCCTGTCTCCAGAAGGAATTCAGGGCCCGGCTAACGGCCCAGACCGTTATGGGCAAGGACCAGGTGCGATAGGAGCCCTCGCTGTGGGCTTGGCTGAGCGGGGTGCCGCGTAACACGAGGCAGGGGTAGATGCGCACGGTTTCTGGGGCCAGAGCGCGGGTTTGGTCGACGTCCCGAAACCATCCGGAAATGGTCGAACCCGGCAGGCCGGGCATCAGTTGGACGCCCAGCTCCAGGCCGGACTTGCGAACCGCGAGACAGGCCTTTACGGCGGTTTCTCCGTCGTAGCCTCGTCGGGATTGGCGCAGGACGTCCGGCTCGAAGCTTTGAATCCCCAGTTCCACCATGTCCAGGCCGATTCCGCGCAGCCAAAGCAGGTGCTTCGCATTGACGCAGTCCGGACGGGTGGAACAACGGATATGGGTGATGGTTCCATCTGCTCGATGCGACTGCGCGGTCTTCAGGAAGAGTTCTTGCCACTCCATGGGCAGGGCCGTGAATGTCCCTCCGTAAAAGGCAACGCCGCTATTTTTCGTGCCGGTTGTCGTCAGTTGTTGAAGGCTTTGGACCATATTGGCATGGATTGCTTTCAGCGCCGGTTCTCCAGCGGCGGTTTCAGCGCCGCTGGTCATGCCGGTCTGGAGGTGCTGAGCACAGTAAATGCAGCGGTACGGGCACCCGTGGTAGGGCAGGAAAACCGGGATGATCCGAAGACGTTTTCTGGCGGGTTCCGGGTGAAAAAGACGCAGCCGGTTCATGGTGTTGTCTAGGAGATGTTGCAAAGGGAGTTGAAAAAGTAAAAGGTCTCGGGTAGATCAGGACCAGCCTTCGGCCGCGCTCGGGTGGCCATTGAGTTTGATGAGGGGGGCGCAACGGAGTTCCTCGCGAGGCGGGGAGGCCCGACAGTCCTCGCAGGCCCCAGACTCGCGACCCCGGTCGACCCTGAAGCAGCTTGCCGCAAAACCCCCAAACCTGAGGGCCAAAAATGTCCACATGCATCTTTTGCGAGATTGTCCGGGGCGCGATTCCCTCGGCGACGATCCACACCACACCGAACACCATGGCCTTTCTGGATATTGCCCCGGTTCATCCAGGCCACGCTCTGGTCATACCCAAGGCGCACCACGCCACCCTGTGGGATCTGCCTCCGGATTTGGGCGACGAGTTGCTGGAGGCGATGCAGACGGTTGCCGGAGCGATCCGCGCGACTATGAACGCCGACGGTTTGAACGTGATGATGAACAACTACCGGGCCGCCGGACAACTGGTGGATCATGCCCACTTCCATTTGATCCCCCGGTATGAGGGCGACGGTTTGCAGCTTTGGCCGCAAGCGGCGTATCCCAGTCAGGAAGCGATGCAGTCCGTCGCTGAGTCCATTCGGGCTGCGTTGGCCAAGTAGCGTTGATCAGACAGTGTTGATCTTCAGCGCTGATTGGCAACGGCGACCAAGTAGACTCGGTCAAACTCGACTTTTCATTAACCCTGCAACCAAGATGAGAACCACCGGAGAGCAACCATGAGCAGAACACTGACCAAAGCGGAA encodes the following:
- a CDS encoding elongator complex protein 3, with product MNRLRLFHPEPARKRLRIIPVFLPYHGCPYRCIYCAQHLQTGMTSGAETAAGEPALKAIHANMVQSLQQLTTTGTKNSGVAFYGGTFTALPMEWQELFLKTAQSHRADGTITHIRCSTRPDCVNAKHLLWLRGIGLDMVELGIQSFEPDVLRQSRRGYDGETAVKACLAVRKSGLELGVQLMPGLPGSTISGWFRDVDQTRALAPETVRIYPCLVLRGTPLSQAHSEGSYRTWSLPITVWAVSRALNSFWRQGIPVIRIGLAPEGALTPAIQAGPWHPALGHMVKSHALRSWLTQAMTALPEVPRQMYIPRRFAAEFWGHGREHARTWRRLGLTPANVGSWERPYFLVTTLACALQK
- a CDS encoding HIT family protein, which gives rise to MSTCIFCEIVRGAIPSATIHTTPNTMAFLDIAPVHPGHALVIPKAHHATLWDLPPDLGDELLEAMQTVAGAIRATMNADGLNVMMNNYRAAGQLVDHAHFHLIPRYEGDGLQLWPQAAYPSQEAMQSVAESIRAALAK